A single window of Nicotiana tomentosiformis chromosome 1, ASM39032v3, whole genome shotgun sequence DNA harbors:
- the LOC138891512 gene encoding uncharacterized protein: MRPPLPRCAQFGKQHDGQCLVGLGVCYTCGYPGHVMRDCLTRGGEGIVQPAGSVAGSSSSVRPPGQGSQEPTGHSSGKSGASSSSGPQNRVYVLAGLQDQESSPDVITEPELIKPFEVSTPVGDPVIARRVYRDCIVVVLSRSTVANLIELDMVEFDVIMGIDWLASCYANVDCRSKMTRLQFLGEPILEWKGNIASPRGLPPEQEIEFPIDTLPDTQLISIPPYRMSLAELREWKEQLRDLLEKEAEHADHLHTVLRVLQERRLYAKFSKCEFWLNYVAFLGHIISDEGICVDTQKIEAVKTWPRPMTPTEWNDACERSFQALKDILTSTPVMTLLEGTDGYAIYCDASGIGLGCVLMQHGKVVAYASRHLRKPEKNYSTHDLELAAVIHALKMWRNYLYGVTNIYHDIGGIYWWDRMKKDIVEFVAQCPNCQLTKSANFLYVRTMYSSEDYARLYIKEIIRLHGVPISNISDRDGQAERTIQTLEDMLLAYMIDFRGSWDEHLPLIEFAYNNSYHSSIKMDPYKSLYGRKYNRRRDLEFQVDDWVFLKVSPIKGVMGLGKRGKLSPRYIGPYKIIRRVGQVTYELDLTSNLESVHPIFHVSMLCKCIRDPSRVIPIDDVQVTEQLSYEEALIAILDRQVRRLRAKDVSSVKVQWRKNNVEEMTWEAE; this comes from the exons atgaggccacccttgccacgatgtgctcagtttGGTAAGCAGCATGACGGGCAGTGCCtcgtggggttgggtgtttgttatacttgtggttatccaggccacgttatgagagattgtctaACGAGAGGTGGTGAAGGTATAGTTCAGCCAGCGGGTTCTgtagctggttcgtcatcatcagtacgcccccctgGGCAAGGTTCACAGGAACCAACCGGTCATAGTAGCGGCaaaagtggagcatctagctcgagcggtcctcagaatcGCGTTTATGTATTAGCAGGTCTACAGGATCaggagtcgtcacctgatgttattacag aacctgagttgattaaaccttttgaggtgtctacacctgttggggatccagtgatagctagacgggtatatagagattgtatagtagtagttcttAGTCGTTCTACAGTAGCAAACTTGATTgagctagatatggtagaatttgatgttataatgggtatagattggttggcttcttgttatgctaacgttgattgtagatcaaagatgacTCGGTTACAGTTTCTAGGGGAGCCAATtttagagtggaaaggtaatattgcatcgccgagag gccttccgcCAGAGCAGGAGATTGAGTTTCCTATTGACACATTGCCAGATACTCAGctaatatctattcctccttatagaatgtcacttgcagagctgagagagtggaaagaacaactgagggatttgcttgaaaaag aggctgagcatgcagatcatttgcatactgtgctcagagttctacaagaaaggaggttgtacgcaaaattctctaaatgtgaattctggttgaattatgTAGCTTTCCTTGGACATATTATTTCAGATGAGGGTATCTGTGTTGAcacacagaagattgaggcagtgaagacttggcctagacccatgacaccgacggag tggaatgatgcttgtgagcggagtttccaggcattgaaggacatatTGACTTCAACACCGGTTATGACACTCCTAGAGGGGACTGATGGTTAtgctatatattgtgatgcttcgggcattggattgggttgtgtactgatgcaacatggtaaggttgtagcttatgcttctagacatcTAAGAAAGCCCGAGAAGAATTActcgacccacgatttagagttagccgcggtgattcatgcactaaagatgtggaggaactatttgtatg gggtGACAAATATTTATCATGATATcgggggaatatactggtgggacagaatgaagaaagatatagtagagtttgtcgctcagtgccctaattgtca acttacaaaatcagccaaTTTTCTGTATGTCAGGACTATGTATTCatcagaggattatgcaaggctttacattaaggagataatacgacttcatggtgtccctatatctaatatctcagatagag acggtcaggctgaacgtactattcagacactagaggatatgctactGGCTTATATGatagacttcaggggtagctgggatgagcatcttccacttattgagtttgcgtataataatagctatcattccagcattAAGATGGATCCATACAAATCTCTTTacggacgaaagt ataatcgacgacgagacttggagtttcaggtagatgactgggtattcctaaaggtatcaccgataaAAGGTGTTATGGGATTAGGTAAGagaggaaaacttagccctcggtacattggaccttataagatcatacgcagagtaggccaggtaacatatgagttagacttgacttccaacttggagtcagtacatccaatatttcatgtttctatgctctgtaAGTGTATCAgagatccttctagagtcattccaattgacgatgttcaggtcacagagcaactatcatatgaggaagctctcattgctatactagatagacaggttcggagattgagagcTAAAGACGTATCTTCGGTTAAAGTACAGTGGAGGAaaaataatgtggaggagatgacttgggaagctgaataa